One window from the genome of Entelurus aequoreus isolate RoL-2023_Sb linkage group LG04, RoL_Eaeq_v1.1, whole genome shotgun sequence encodes:
- the mif gene encoding macrophage migration inhibitory factor, whose translation MPMFVVNTNVAPDDVPAALLTEATEELAKSMGKPAQYIAVHIHPEQMMLFGGKGDPCAMCSLHSIGKISPAQNKQYSKLLCGLLNKHLGIAADRIYINFFDMAASNVAWNNTTFG comes from the exons ATGCCGATGTTTGTAGTTAACACGAACGTGGCACCTGACGACGTGCCAGCAGCTCTGCTGACGGAAGCTACGGAGGAGCTGGCTAAATCTATGGGTAAACCTGCTCAG TACATTGCTGTGCACATCCACCCAGAGCAAATGATGTTGTTTGGAGGGAAAGGAGACCCTTGTGCCATGTGCTCCCTCCACAGCATTGGAAAGATCAGCCCTGCTCAAAATAAGCAGTACTCCAAACTACTGTGTGGCTTGCTCAACAAACACCTGGGCATAGCTGCCGACAG GATTTACATCAATTTTTTCGACATGGCTGCGAGTAATGTGGCGTGGAATAACACTACCTTTGGTTGA